The following are from one region of the Falco cherrug isolate bFalChe1 chromosome 19, bFalChe1.pri, whole genome shotgun sequence genome:
- the NCKAP1L gene encoding nck-associated protein 1-like isoform X5, giving the protein MTGDRVSLSASTTSRSDKAMESSIKFISKKFPHLDQHLGPVHKDKGDITRALGPFYHSFLDVLEFRDHVYELLNTIDANQCFFDIHVNYDFTKSYLDLVVTYVSLVLLLARTEDRRLLIGLYHCAHEMSHGSSDPSFTRLGQMVLEYDHPLKKLMEEFGPHTKAVTSALLSLHFLFARRNQGAEQWRSDQLLSLLSTTGTMLSPASSDTMACEYLSLEVMERWILMGFLVCPGALSSSPQCLELWRLALQGSLYITLLRDEALQIHKVTEELLSSLKGYGKRVADLKECKEHAVVHSGSLHRGRRVYLRGAVRELEALLEDQPGLLGPKALFVFMALSFCRDEVSWLVRHAEHVTKTKTPEDFADSHVAELLFLMEQLRSLVRRRVGVLQRYHVQYLARFDALVLSEVIQNLSVCPEEESIILSSFVSSLSALSVKEVDDKEQFDFTPLRLDWFRLQAYTSVAKASLPLGSNPDVGRIMNLIVFHTKLLDSLEELLAESSDLSDLCFYPRPVEKMFVATMEESSMLRYSIAFPLLCSHFSHCVHPMCPEEYPHLKAIALGLCNKFLEEMAWQASTCIMDVCAEQHKLSEQLLPKHCASTVSKARNKKTLKQSAKKGEPERDKPGAESQRKDRTLTTNMDKLHLILAELSLSLNHVPNFTIFEHMVTPAEYLSSHLETRFTKAIVAMAGYSQATQEVVRPSEVLAGLSAYMTFIQSLGQFVGLDTGRIIRSVLLQQTQPRDAAGEQTLTTIYTNWYLEALLRQASTGAIVLAPALQAFTTVPREGEPPFSAAEFSDVSEMRALAELIGPYGMKFLSDNLMWHVGSQVTELKKLVNENMDTLVQLRSSSCKPEQMAALLPRLTSAENVLKRMTIIGEILSFRAMAQQGLREVFSHHCPFLMGPIECLTDVVTPETDIQVTLSIFELASATGIPCEVDPALVNVLASSKTDGSSPEEDYKVACLLLVFLAVSLPLLASDPASIYNTDMDGYNNNIHCLAKAIIHVSAALFTVHNKNIETHLKEFLLLASVSLLHLGQEMDKVRARNRDSISLLMQLIVAESSFLTVDMLEACFPYVLLRNAYREVCRENMLSRVHLH; this is encoded by the exons ATGACCGGGGACAGGGTGTCCTTGTCCGCATCTACAACATCAAGAAG TGACAAGGCCATGGAGTCCTCCATCAAGTTCATCAGCAAGAAGTTTCCTCACCTGGAT CAACACCTAGGGCCAGTGCACAAGGACAAGGGGGACATTACCCGGGCGTTGGGACCCTTTTACCACTCCTTCCTGGATGTCCTGGAGTTCAGG GACCACGTCTATGAGCTACTGAACACAATCGATGCCAACCAGTGCTTCTTTGATATC CATGTCAACTATGATTTCACCAAGAGCTACCTGGACCTGGTTGTCACCTATgtgtcccttgtcctgctgctggcccgCACTGAGGACCGCCGGCTGCTCATCGGCCTGTACCACTGTGCCCACGAGATGAGCCATGGCTCAAG TGACCCCAGCTTCACCCGCCTGGGACAGATGGTGCTGGAGTACGACCACCCCCTCAAGAAGCTGATGGAGGAATTTGGGCCACACACTAAG GCTGTCACCAGTGCCCTCCTGTCCCTCCATTTCCTCTTTGCCCGGAGGAAccagggtgctgagcagtggCGCAGCGACCAGCTCCTCAGTCTGCTCAGCACCACCGGCACCATGCTTAGCCCTGCCAGCTCTGACACC ATGGCCTGTGAGTACCTGTCCCTGGAGGTGATGGAGCGCTGGATCCTCA TGGGGTTCCTGGTGTGCCCAGGGGCGCTGAGCTCGTCCCCACAGTGCCTGGAGCTGTGGCGGCTGGCCCTGCAGGGCTCACTTTACATCACCCTCCTCCGTGATGAAGCTCTCCAGATCCACAAGGTCACCGAGGAGTTGCTCAGCAGCCTCAAAGG GTATGGGAAGCGGGTGGCTGATCTCAAGGAGTGCAAGGAACATGCTGTGGTTCACAG TGGCTCCCTGCACCGGGGCCGGCGGGTGTACCTGCGTGGGGCCGTGCGGGAGCTAGAGGCACTGCTGGAGgaccagcctgggctgctgggacCCAAG GCCCTCTTTGTCTTCATGGCACTCTCCTTCTGCCGGGACGAGGTGAGCTGGCTGGTGCGGCACGCTGAGCATGTCACCAAGACCAAGACACCTGAGGACTTCGCTGACAG CCACGTcgcagagctgctttttctcatGGAGCAGCTGCGGAGCCTGGTGCGGCGGCGGGTTGGGGTGCTGCAGCGCTACCACGTCCAGTACCTAGCCCGCTTCGATGCCTTGGTGCTCAGCGAAGTCATCCAG AACCTTTCCGTGTGCCCCGAGGAGGAGTCCATCATTCTGTCGTCCTTCGTCAGCTCTCTCTCGGCTCTCTCTGTCAAGGAAG TTGATGACAAGGAGCAGTTTGATTTCACACCGCTCCGCCTGGACTGGTTCCGCCTGCAG GCCTACACCAGCGTGGCGAAGGCCTCGCTGCCACTGGGCTCCAACCCTGATGTGGGTCGCATCATGAACCTCATTGTTTTCCACACCAAACTGCTTGACTCCCTGGAGGAGCTACTGGCTGAGTCCTCTGACCTCTCCGACCTGTG TTTCTACCCTCGCCCTGTGGAGAAGATGTTTGTGGCGACGATGGAGGAGTCCTCGATGCTGCGCTACAGCAttgccttccctctgctctgcagccactTCTCCCACTGTGTCCATCCCATGTGCCCAGAGGAG TATCCCCACCTGAAGGCCATAGCACTGGGGCTGTGCAACAAGTTCCTGGAGGAGATGGCCTGGCAGGCCAGCACCTGCATCATGGATGtctgtgctgagcagcacaAGCTCAGTGAGCAG ctgctgcccaagCACTGTGCCTCTACCGTCAGCAAAGCCCGCAACAAGAAGACTCTGAAGCAGTCAGCCAAGAAGGGGGAGCCTGAGCGGGACAAGCCAGGGGCTGAAAGCCAGAGGAAGGACCGGACCCTGACCACCAA CATGGACAAGCTGCACCTGATACTGGCCGAGCTGTCCCTGAGCCTCAACCACGTGCCCAACTTCACCATCTTTGAGCACATGGTGACGCCAGCCGAGTACCTCAGCAGCCACCTGGAGACACGCTTCACCAA GGCCATCGTGGCCATGGCAGGCTACAGCCAGGCCACGCAGGAGGTGGTGCGGCCCTCGGAGGTGCTGGCGGGGCTGAGCGCCTACATGACCTTCATCCAGTCACTGGGGCAGTTTGTGGGCTTGGACACAGGGCGCATCATCCGCAGTGTCCTCCTGCAGCAGACACAGCCCCGTGATGCAGCCGGTGAGCAGACGCTCACCACCATCTACACCAACTG GTACCTGGAGGCCCTGCTGCGGCAGGCCAGCACAGGGGCAATCGTTCTGGCCCCCGCCCTGCAGGCTTTCACCACAGTGCCGCGGGAGGGCGAGCCCCCCTTCAGTGCTGCCGAATTCTCTGATGTCTCAG AGATGCGGGCGCTGGCTGAGCTCATTGGGCCGTACGGCATGAAGTTCCTGAGTGACAACCTCATGTGGCACGTGGGCTCCCAGGTCACTGAGCTGAAG AAGCTGGTCAATGAGAACATGGACACACTGGTGCAGCTGCgctccagctcctgcaagcCTGAGCAGATGGCGGCTCTGCTGCCTCGACTGACCT CAGCCGAAAATGTTCTGAAGCGCATGACCATCATCGGGGAGATCCTGAGCTTCCGTGCCATGGCCCAGCAGGGCCTGCGGGAG GTCTTCTCCCACCACTGCCCCTTCCTGATGGGCCCCATTGAGTGTCTGACGGATGTTGTTACCCCTGAGACTGACATCCAG GTCACCCTGAGCATCTTTGAGCTGGCCTCGGCCACGGGGATCCCCTGCGAGGTCGACCCCGCACTGGTGAACGTCCTGGCTTCCAGCAAGACAG ATGGCTCATCCCCGGAGGAGGACTACAAAGTGGCCTGCCTGCTCCTGGTCTTCCTGGccgtgtccctgcccctgcttgCTTCTGACCCGGCATCCATCTACAACACTGACATGGATG GCTACAACAACAACATCCACTGCCTGGCCAAGGCCATCATCCATGTGTCAGCCGCCCTCTTCACTGTCCACAACAAGAACATTGAGACTCACCTCAAGGAGTTCCTGCTG CTGGCCTCTGTCAGCCTCCTGCATTTGGGCCAGGAGATGGACAAGGTGCGTGCCAGGAACCGTGACTCCATCTCCCTGCTCATGCAGCTG ATCGTGGCAGAGTCGTCCTTCTTGACGGTGGACATGTTGGAGGCTTGCTTCCCCTATGTCCTGCTCCGCAACGCCTACCGCGAGGTGTGCCGCGAGAACATGCTCAGCAGGGTCCACTTGCACTGA